The proteins below come from a single Deltaproteobacteria bacterium genomic window:
- the nrtS gene encoding nitrate/nitrite transporter NrtS — protein sequence MGGIATMSAHAQSWLALATSPGVVRRALLMAVVVGALLITINHGDALVRGEVDATRLFKMALTLLVPYCVSTYSSVGALRSLQHGEKSK from the coding sequence ATGGGCGGCATCGCGACGATGAGCGCGCACGCACAGAGCTGGCTCGCGCTCGCGACGTCGCCGGGCGTCGTGCGCCGCGCGCTGCTCATGGCGGTGGTCGTCGGCGCGCTGCTCATCACGATCAACCACGGCGACGCGCTCGTGCGCGGTGAGGTCGACGCGACGCGCTTGTTCAAGATGGCGCTCACGCTGCTCGTGCCGTACTGCGTCTCGACCTACTCGAGCGTCGGCGCGCTGCGCAGCTTGCAGCATGGGGAGAAGTCGAAGTGA
- a CDS encoding MerR family transcriptional regulator has product MRALLIGEVSRRAKLSPAALRYYESLGLIAASDRVGGKRVFATTVLERLALIRLAQHAGFTLAEIAELLRSRSKRRRGAGDFWKRAVARKQVSMLERAAQLDRTLRVLAALESCECTAPEQCAREFERLSPARH; this is encoded by the coding sequence ATGCGCGCACTCTTGATCGGAGAAGTTTCGCGGCGCGCGAAGCTGAGCCCCGCGGCACTGCGGTACTACGAGAGCCTCGGGCTGATCGCGGCCAGCGATCGCGTCGGCGGAAAGCGCGTCTTCGCGACGACCGTGCTCGAGCGCCTCGCCCTGATTCGGCTCGCGCAGCACGCGGGCTTCACGCTTGCGGAGATCGCGGAGTTGTTGCGGTCGCGCAGTAAGCGACGTCGCGGGGCCGGGGACTTCTGGAAGCGAGCAGTCGCCCGGAAGCAGGTGTCGATGCTGGAGCGCGCTGCTCAACTGGATCGGACGCTTCGCGTCCTCGCGGCGCTCGAGAGCTGCGAATGCACCGCGCCCGAGCAGTGCGCGCGCGAGTTCGAGCGGCTCAGTCCCGCCCGGCACTGA
- a CDS encoding amidohydrolase family protein: MPMPKGIGIVDLMLGFPITDHEKMYDFLRQQAKDSWSKESTFPVEYMFKGVPYDWGKGRDPIEVTIEEMDKWGIQWAPASVLNETGRKALTKHPDRFFGTCQVDPNTGMEGVRLAKKAHAEFGIKALSTFPAGLQPQVPINDKKFYPLYATACELDIAYFVNAGVPGPRVPMMCQHVELLDEVCWFFPELRLITMHGCEPWEDLAVKLMLKWPGLHYCTSAFAPKHYPQAIIKYANTRGADKIMYAGYHPMGLSLERIMTEMPSVAFKDNVWPKFLRENAMRVLKLGS; this comes from the coding sequence ATGCCCATGCCGAAGGGGATCGGAATCGTCGATCTGATGCTCGGCTTTCCGATCACGGACCACGAGAAGATGTACGACTTCCTGCGCCAGCAGGCGAAGGACTCGTGGTCGAAGGAGAGCACGTTCCCCGTCGAGTACATGTTCAAGGGCGTGCCGTACGACTGGGGCAAGGGCCGCGATCCGATCGAAGTGACGATCGAAGAGATGGACAAGTGGGGCATCCAGTGGGCGCCCGCGAGCGTGCTGAACGAGACGGGACGCAAGGCGCTGACGAAGCACCCCGATCGCTTCTTCGGAACGTGCCAGGTCGATCCGAACACGGGCATGGAAGGCGTGCGGCTCGCAAAGAAGGCCCACGCCGAGTTCGGCATCAAGGCGCTCTCGACGTTCCCGGCGGGCCTGCAGCCGCAGGTGCCCATCAACGACAAGAAGTTCTACCCGCTCTACGCGACGGCCTGCGAGCTCGACATCGCGTACTTCGTGAACGCCGGCGTGCCCGGCCCGCGCGTGCCGATGATGTGCCAGCACGTCGAGTTGTTAGACGAAGTATGCTGGTTCTTCCCCGAGCTGCGGCTCATCACCATGCACGGGTGCGAGCCGTGGGAAGATCTCGCCGTGAAGCTGATGCTGAAGTGGCCCGGGCTTCACTACTGCACGAGCGCGTTCGCGCCCAAGCACTACCCGCAGGCGATCATCAAGTACGCGAACACGCGCGGCGCCGACAAGATCATGTACGCCGGCTACCACCCGATGGGCCTCTCGCTGGAACGCATCATGACCGAGATGCCGAGCGTCGCGTTCAAGGACAACGTGTGGCCGAAGTTCCTACGCGAGAACGCGATGCGCGTGCTCAAGCTGGGGAGCTGA
- a CDS encoding GNAT family N-acetyltransferase yields the protein MHAVKTEPITLEGTHVRLETMRADHADALVAAGCGFGLFRWYPMSMEAPDEMRAYVAHSLARMREGTLHAWVTIESTTGRVVGSTCYLAIEPAHRRLEIGATWITPSHQRSAVNTEAKLLQLTHCFEVLGCNRVEFKTDERNEKSRAALARIGAKEEGRFRAHMVMPDGSLRTSVWFSVIASEWPEVKRGLEAKLRA from the coding sequence ATGCACGCCGTGAAGACCGAGCCGATCACGCTGGAAGGAACGCACGTTCGCCTCGAGACGATGCGCGCGGATCACGCGGACGCGCTCGTCGCGGCCGGCTGCGGATTCGGGCTGTTTCGCTGGTACCCGATGTCGATGGAGGCGCCCGACGAGATGCGCGCCTACGTCGCGCACAGCCTCGCGCGCATGCGCGAAGGCACGCTGCACGCCTGGGTGACGATCGAGAGCACGACCGGGCGAGTCGTCGGCTCGACTTGTTATTTGGCGATCGAGCCCGCGCACAGGCGCCTCGAGATCGGCGCGACGTGGATCACGCCCTCGCATCAGCGCAGCGCGGTGAACACCGAGGCGAAGCTGCTGCAGCTCACGCACTGCTTCGAGGTGCTTGGCTGCAACCGCGTCGAGTTCAAGACCGACGAGCGCAACGAGAAGTCGCGCGCGGCGCTCGCGCGCATCGGCGCGAAGGAAGAGGGCCGCTTCCGCGCGCACATGGTGATGCCGGACGGCTCGCTGCGGACTTCGGTGTGGTTCAGCGTGATCGCGAGCGAGTGGCCCGAGGTGAAGCGCGGCCTCGAGGCGAAGCTGCGCGCTTAG